The proteins below come from a single Eucalyptus grandis isolate ANBG69807.140 chromosome 3, ASM1654582v1, whole genome shotgun sequence genomic window:
- the LOC104439186 gene encoding 26S proteasome non-ATPase regulatory subunit 12 homolog A: MEGGGGNLEAAIEQRLNVEKQMRLAGEVAETKKAVTEILQLCFEAKAWKTLNDQIVLLSKRRGQLKQAVTAMVQQAMQYIDQTPDLETKIELIKTLNSVAAGKIYVEIERARLIKKLAKIKEEQGLIAEAADLMQEIAVETFGAMAKTEKIAFILEQVRLCLDREDYVRAQILSRKISPRVFDVDPSKEKKKPKEGENIVEEAPADIPSLLELKRIYHELMIRYYSHNNDYLEICRCYKSIYEIPSVKGNPEQWIPILRKICWYLVLSPHDPMQSSLLNATLEDKNLSEIPQFRLLLKQLVTMEVIQWTALWNTFEDEFVNEKNMLGGALVDKAAEDLRQRIIEHNIIVVSKYYSRITLKRLAELLCLSIQEAEKHLSEMVVSKSLVAKIDRPMGVVCFQTTKDSNDILNLWAANLEKLLDLVEKSCHQIHKETMVHKAAMRG; the protein is encoded by the exons ATG GAGGGCGGAGGAGGCAACCTGGAAGCCGCCATAGAGCAGCGGCTGAACGTGGAGAAGCAGATGAGgctggccggcgaggtcgccgagaCGAAGAAGGCGGTGACGGAGATCCTGCAGCTGTGCTTCGAGGCCAAGGCCTGGAAGACCCTGAACGACCAGATTGTCTTGCTGTCCAAGCGGCGCGGTCAGCTTAAGCAG GCTGTGACAGCAATGGTGCAGCAGGCTATGCAATATATTGACCAGACACCTGATCTTGAGACCAAGATAGAGCTTATTAAGACACTTAACTCTGTTGCTGCTGGGAAG AtatatgttgaaattgagagagcACGATTGATCAAGAAACTCgcaaaaataaaggaagaacaGGGTCTTATAGCAGAagctgctgatttgatgcaagaaaTTGCG GTAGAAACTTTTGGAGCAATGGCAAAGACGGAGAAAATTGCTTTTATCCTTGAACAA GTCCGTTTATGCTTAGATCGCGAGGATTATGTCCGTGCGCAGATCCTTTCCAGGAAGATCAGCCCTCGAGTCTTTGATGTAGATCCttccaaagagaagaaaaagcctaAAGAAGGTGAAAATATTGTGGAAGAAGCTCCAGCTGATATTCCGTCACTTCTGGAATTGAAACGGATATACCACGAACTCATGATACG GTATTACTCACATAACAATGATTACCTCGAGATCTGTCGATGCTATAAGTCAATATATGAGATTCCATCAGTGAAGGGAAACCCAGAGCAGTGGATACCG ATTCTAAGGAAAATTTGCTGGTACTTGGTTCTGTCACCACATGATCCAATGCAGTCGAGCCTTCTTAATGCCACTTTAGAAGATAAAAATCTCTCAGAAATTCCCCAATTCAG GCTGCTGCTGAAACAATTGGTTACAATGGAGGTTATCCAATGGACTGCTCTTTGGAATACTTTCGAAGATGAATTTGTGAATGAGAAAAACATGCTTGGAGGTGCACTTGTTGATAAGGCAGCAGAAGATCTTCGGCAGAGAATCATTGAACAT AATATTATTGTCGTTTCGAAGTATTACTCAAGGATTACCTTGAAGAGACTTGCAGAGCTTCTATGCCTCAGCATCCAG GAAGCTGAGAAGCATCTCTCCGAAATGGTTGTTTCCAAGTCCCTGGTGGCAAAGATAGACCGGCCGATGGGAGTTGTCTGTTTCCAGACGACAAAGGACAGTAATGACATCTTGAACTTGTGGGCGGCAAATTTGGAGAAGCTCCTCGATCTTGTAGAGAAAAGCTGCCACCAAATCCACAAGGAAACCATGGTTCACAAGGCTGCAATGAGAGGTTGA